From one bacterium genomic stretch:
- a CDS encoding response regulator, whose translation MNTIKPKKILLADDEPDFVSLLSQALVSVGFEVITASEGLRAIQMAHQQKPDLMLLDVNMPGGTGDVVLKALRGKEDTKNLPVIIVTAATEESLAKRLVANGANAIVIKPFEMPDLLTTIQNLLDQEAIHII comes from the coding sequence ATGAACACCATTAAACCCAAAAAAATACTCTTGGCCGATGACGAGCCCGATTTTGTTAGCCTGCTATCGCAAGCCCTTGTTTCGGTGGGTTTTGAGGTAATCACGGCCTCCGAAGGCCTGCGGGCCATTCAAATGGCGCACCAGCAAAAGCCCGATCTTATGTTGCTGGATGTGAACATGCCGGGGGGTACCGGTGATGTTGTACTTAAGGCCCTGCGTGGCAAAGAAGATACCAAAAATTTACCCGTTATTATTGTAACAGCTGCCACCGAAGAAAGTTTGGCCAAGCGCCTTGTTGCTAACGGAGCCAATGCCATTGTGATTAAACCCTTTGAAATGCCCGATTTACTCACCACCATTCAAAACCTGCTCGATCAGGAAGCTATTCATATTATTTAA